AACGTCAGTAGTTAGTTTGAATATTCGTATTTTTCTGTTCGGCTGTATGTCACACCGACAGTTGGCGACTTCTATACTAAAATGGTGGAGAACTCCAGGCATTTTGTCATGTATAGGAACCATGACGTAAACAGCAACCTCTAGCAAGCTCGTCAATACTCACGTCACATAATTCTACATCGGAAACAGGTATTCGGACCATCAGCGTTGAGGGACAAAAGATACATAGTTGCGAATCATCAAATCTGACTGGTGTCTTCCTGTATTCTTTGTTTTAGGTCGAAAAAGGTACACATGTAACAACACGTGATTGAAAACTTGctctaaataaataatgaaaaacaacacCACAGAAACAGATGTATCTGTAGCTGAAAATATTCTAAcaatattgtcaaaattaatgAATATGGACGCCATTTTGAGAAAAATCTAATAGGCACTTTACATAAATgttgtttatcttcaatattgCAGTGCCTTCCTTGAGTCGCTGACTCGCTGACACTAAATCACCTGCCTGTCGGTCTGACGTGAAACCTAACAAATACAAGTAcaaaagttgctgcaagatgcagcaaaacgaaactccgcgccaaacaaagcggTGTTTGTAGTattgatagaacaggagatgatataacgatactggtgtctttgttgtagaccctaggcaaacagacagacaaactaATCGGGTTTCAAAATTTTTGGAGAAAAAACACTGCCTTTGTAGTGTCTGCAAGATTTTTATGGTTTAttaagtgacctactttttgactggtcatgacccatatgcgaaatcGACATTGATACTTTTTTCTAAGTTTCAgtatatggaatgaaatataTTAGGTCGTCCTTAAATTCAGTCCTGAgacgtagttgttcatccgaagtgattaagtttcaaacttagctaAAATGATGAGaaaggactaagatgtacaataaATGAAACACAACAGACATCTAAAGATGCTAAAAGCTCGCCCTTGCCCAGCTTAAAACGATTTAAGTAAACAATGGCTCGCACATGCACTTCTTTGGAAAAGACTATAACACGACTATACTTAAGATGGTTCTCATCCTGATGATTTTACCTCCTTTAGATCCTACTGTTTTCCATTTTCAGATCAAAAGTACTGGTAGGTTGGTTTGTACTGTGGCAAATATCAACGAACAttattacagcttctttttgtataaaattttcgtttttcttttaaattagtaGCAAAATTCATATTAATATCTGAATTGAAGAAAATCAGTATAGACGTGGTAattctttatttgaaataattgatcTACAATTATAAGTTATCATAGCCTCTGcaacttgttatttcaaaacAATGAACACAAAGTGTCGGTCGTACAATTTTACAAGTAAACCCGGAATGTTGATACTATTAGGtccaaaataataaaattgatataaatatggTTATAATAATAGTATTAACATCTCAGTAACATGTATCACAGATACAATTAACCAAATGAACTATTATATATGACTGGATGTGTGGCCAAGTGTTTCTTCTGAAATGATATACAATTCAGGTTGATCTTCTAACAAATAATGAACTTTTTACAAAGACTAACCTTTGCATTATTTTGTCAGTAATATGGATAACTTCACGTGTGACATAATTCTATCAAACATGCTcaacaaaatcaattaaatatatacaaagatcctttggaagcatagaacacagtCAAGCAACATACAGGTAGACTCTGTATAATTGAGTCTCTTCTtgagagttaatgaaatgtgaaacgccccacacgcctcctagcaccggctgaagcggagatctatcataataaaattgaATGCGCTCTATGATAACAAAGGACCACAAACTTTACCAACAAGGAAATTCTTTTTACAGACGTGACACGGCACATAATaatatgtgaaaagatcctttgaaagcaataAGAGACCCAGTTGGAGAGACACAGAGACAAATCTCCCTACTTAGcaaatgtaataattattttacaagaAAGTGCTCATGGTGCAGGAAAGTTCGTGGTATGTCCAAATAGTTCCAACTCGAGGGACTATAATTTTGGTCTCTGGTAAAATCTTTCGAAAGTACATGACCCATAGCTTTCTCGCCATTTCATGTAAGTTTTTTAATTAGTCTTCAAAATATGGTTAGTATTTGTAGTCTGAAATAGGACCTAGCTATCtgtgaacaatgtttattttatatattatgtacagATAATAGGATTAAATACATACATGCGTTTTTCGGCCCGATACATGTCATCACATTTCGACCCAAATGAATTCGAGTTCCTGCCCTTACAACTATACTATTACACAAGTTTTGGCAGGATGAAGTAACATCCATTTTCTGGTATGATTGATTAAAAATCCAATGTAGTGCTCTTTAAACTTGAACTTAATTGTAAGCAATTCTTATCActgttatataaatataaattaactgACCGAAGGTATGTTTTCTATGAAAATTGATGAAAACGAACACAGAAGAAAACCCAGCGCTCCTACGTTACTGCATTTTGATTTGTTGATCCTCTAGCTCCTACGTTACCGGTCAGTTCGTTACAAAACGCCATATATCGGTCTCCTaagaattttaatttcaattcatcatttatgGCAAAAACATGTTACAAGAATGTACCAGGGATATCATGGGAATAGTAATATTGTATTTTGCACGTACtagaataatgattttttttctcagccACGACATTGTTTACTGTTTATTTTCGATATTTTTGAAGTGATTGAAAAAAGTGCTAAGATTTGCTGGAAAATGCATACCAAGGAGTATTCCGCAACGTCGTGAGCACATCCTGCGCTGTAAGTCATCGCTGACATTAATTTTCAATTaacagaaaatatcaattttcatatCATAAATCACCAAAACCGCCCAATTTGATCACTGATCCAGTTTCTCAAAGTAACGACTGGACACCGTGGGACGGTTTACATTTATTCTAGGGTACACTATAAATCTAGGTTAACCGTACCCTAACCTTtagtatattatacactcaatgcgtgcgtacataCAATAGGTGAAAACTAATGCTACCTCTAACCCCACTAGTCACTATTTTATACcctcaatgcgtgcgtacataCAAAAGATGGGAATTAATGTTTGTGTTAAGCGCAAATTACCAATCTGCCCGATTTACTAAGGTAGCAGATGCCAGTTTTTGGACTTTTCGCAAGCCGGCCGGAGACCGTCTTCTTTCGATTCAGCAGAAATCAACTAAACAAagagatttaaaagaaataaagcatatagtTATCATGTATTTGTATGCTTTCTTAAAATCCATTAGAAATATTTGCAGTTTATAAGACTCTGTAGTCCATACGCAGCTAATTGTGAAACATAGGTTCGCGAAAATATGGAccaattttctaaaatattaccatATTTGGCCTGATGGCAAAACGTTAGGGGAAAAGCAGGAGTCCAACAATGCACGATGCCTTGAACACAAACCTCTCCCGTACCTATTCTGCATAACAAAACtatctgtcaaccgattacttttttgaGTACTCCTTACTGCATTAAGCCagtgttgttttgacatttgcacaTACAGCCAGAAATCAACAGTCGCAGTTTCGCTTGTCAgaagttttttaaatgttcattccACAGCACCAAAGCACGAAATTCGcattgaatatcattttgaatGAAACCGGACCTTCAGTTTTGACACTTacctttattttaagattttgacccCGGTCAATTCGCATCtaaggctggaaactaccaactgctacctaatcgcgcagcgcatataaccaATCTTTGTCTTTGTTATCTGCGTGTCTATTTAGCAATCGTTGCGCCGGATAGATTTGTCATATCTGCACTGCGCGATTtagtttataaataaattttctatatattctgtataaaattaacaatcctctgagagctgtaacacatagccaggctcatttaaaaaaagaattactagTTTTATGTTCTCAAATGGCCTATAAACTACAAAAAGACAACAAGAACAGTAGGTTCATCTATCTTCTAAGTGATATTTTTGTCTGATAGGTCAACATTATGGAATAttttccaaactgacagctaaaatgtgtgtaataaggtttgtttatatttttatacatgcaaAAATCGCCTttaaaatgctaccaaaatgtcaagtataagtctgttattaaataaatacaggaactggcttacataaaacataaaaatgccacTTAAACTGGACAAAATGAGGAATGTTTCTTTTCATCATTATCTGAAacccggaagtgctgcttgattacatATTTAGTACTACTGCCAAACGTttagcgcaaataacaaatgtaactatTAATGATCTGTAATTTGCGCGTTTGGTGAATTGCATGCAATTAATACATTTCAAATGCTCAATGTCTTGGTATGTATCGTCAACCTTGTCAGTAAAATATCCAGGATTTCATGCAAACTTATTGTAACAAATGGGGCATAAACtgtaaatgttgataaaacaGTCGTTATTTGTTATTTCGTAATTAATGACATACATTGCACTCACAAAAACCAGTCACAAATACTCTGCGCCTGTGGGCGTGGAGAATAAAAACTAAACACAATTGCTAAGTACGCAGCTAAACCACATGAATCGCAACACCACCATTAACAAACCAGCATGAAAGTTttaacttgaaacagttaaatGTAATTACTTATCTCTGTGCGCAATCGCAAAACATCATTTTGCGACAATTAGTGTTTGAAAACAAACGTTAGCTTACTTCTTTTGATAACATTCTAAATTGGTTTCGAGATTCTCTTTCAGTTTCTTTGGTCTTcgtgaaagtcagttttttagaATCTAGTTTACCCCTTTTGAGGTTGTAGAGATAAAGCAGTCGATTCAGCGGACGGATGTCTTGTTGCTAGGCATTGCCACAATGTTGATGCTGTTGTAAACCTTTGCTATGGGTCAATTTTTACATCGTCTGAAAGATTGAACTTTTAGTTAATTTTTCGTAGTACTCGTACATTTCTTCTCTTTCATGCTTTATCCTCAGTACGGCTATCCAGTAATTAAGGCAACACTCTATCAAATTTGGGAGTGTTCCTTTCAGTACCGCTTCCTTAAGAATGAATTTTGTGaagttcttttttaaatgttcaaagtcAAACTCGCCAAGACACTTAAGAACTCTTGTTATTCACCAGTGGTTATGTTCAGatctaaaatgaaaagaaagtgaGGTATTATATTAGGTATACTTACATGATGTAAACAATATTTAGTATAGTCCGTCACAAAGATGTATTTGTATAGATACAATCTGCTGTACTCGTTCATAAAATGTTATGTAATAACCGTTGGTTCGTATGGTGACATATCAACAAGACAATTTCTCACCATTCTAAAACGCATGATATGCATAAAATCTTTGgcagataaaacaaaatttgcaTAGTGATGAAGTGTTAACGTCAACAGAAGAAATCTCAGCTGAAAAGTTCCCCAATTATACCACATATATTTGCAGTTACTAGTATTATAAATGTGAGCCAAAGTTACGCATGTACATCAAAATATCgacaatataaaatttctttagaTTTCCATATCATATAAAAGTCCTGCAATTCAAGTTGCAGTACATAGAGGTTAATTTGTTGGTAAGAAATTCTAAAAGCAGAAAATAAGATATTCCTCCCTCTGTTTGGTGCATAACAACACTTTTACGCACAGAATCAAATCAACTTTGCCTTGTTctgtttaaaacttttgattttccACCAACTTCAACTCATTGCAATTTCGTACAAAGGAAAAATTCTCTTGTTTTTAGAGTGTGTAAACCgagtacaaaacaaaacatacaaaaattgGATCAGGAGATAAAAAACCCCAACTATTTATCACTTAAAAACCCACACCAGTATAGCACTGCACTTGGTACGCACATGATATTCGATATTCATTTCCTGAGGGATAAACTAAAACAGATTTATTCTAAAGTATGTAAGTTCGATGTAAGGGGATACACGTTGCAACTGCCTCACGGCACAAACAATTATAATGTAAGCATTTAAACAAGGACAAACTTCAAACAGGAAAAAAAGGAAGTTATACATGTCAGTTGGGATGGCTTTATTAAGGGATCAAACAAATCTTAGTAACATATGCTCTGTATTATTTGTTGTACGCCAAGTTTCATTGATATTGGAACGCTCCTTGTAAtatagatttcatcaatgttatgataggttttaaagttttacattcacCTGTTAAGGTGTTCAAATCTTTCCTTCCAGTTTTCAGCTCTTACAATCGTACCGTCCTCCTCATTCTTTAGCTTCATTCCATAAAAATCTAGCATCATCTTAAAGGATGTTAGAAGCCTCCTCACTGCATCTTCAGAAAGTTTGAGTctctgtatataaaaatataggGATGTAATACTGTATTGTTTCTAAAATGGTGCAAACATAGAACCAAGATTGTGTTATAATAAGATTCAATGTGTATGCCATTTTCAGCAATATTAAAGATAAAGCCTGGAGCATGGTTTATACAGGTGAAAGGGACACAACTCATTAGGTTTGCTGGATTAGGTTACTGATAAAATATACTGCTGCATGTACAGATACGTTTTACTCAAGTAAAAGTTTTACTACATTTCGCAAGATACATTTATATTCATTTGAGATAGGAGTTAACTATCTTATCATGTAAATTTGAAGTTACATTTATAAATGGCTTGATAGACTTAAAGTAACACAAAGTTTtatatacacccccccccccaaccccccttGTGACTCTcttatttgacacaaataatcGATACTGCCATCAGCATTCCCAGTTgtaaatttaatcattttaaatgttttgcctttattttgtttacttatacatataaattatatatctaaTGATAAAGCGGTATCTACAACCGTAACACATTTATACACGATATGACAGATGTTTTAACCTAAATATAATAGATGAAAAGTAATTAGTATGCGATCTTCGTGAGTTTGTTACAATACTTGTAGTTGGTGGAAGGTCTTTACATATTCTCAGAAATATTGACTTTTTTGACACCTACGAAAGGGTATATGTCGCTAATTGAACTCAGATTAGGTGTACTTTGTACTTTGAGAATGTACGAAAAACAGTATAACAATTCAATTTGaaatattacctgtatttcatgTGGTTGCAGTTCTTGGGCTTCTCTGTTACAACTTTTCCTTCTGACCGGAAACAACCTGATATGaatatatcgaaaaaaaaaacaacagtgagTACAACCTTGTATTATTGAACTCGATACACTGAGATTAATACCAATTGTCGTTTTAATTAAACATACAAGAAAATAACAAACTGAGATCTGTTGATATACGTACTTAAGGTAGCAAAATGGCCTATAAAGTATACCAAAACAAGGACACCCACAAGAAAGAAgcttccccaaaacgaaactATGCAGAAATAAATGTATATCCAGGGATGTGTAGTTTCACTAAGGCACGTGTATAGGGTAAACCTTTTTGACATCAAAGACTAAACAATCAAATGTAGCGTCTAACTGTCTTTAAAATCTTGTTTCATCAATTTCCAATTCACATGATAATTGATTTCTGATATCTGTTATGAAATATTGTAGCAATATCAATGCGGTTGTACAAGCTATTTCTTAACAATATCtaattgaatattttctttattgcaGATGAATAAGATGACTAATTCATTAGTTTCATTTGTCTTTATCTTAAATGTGCTCTTCATGCTATTATATGACTGTATgaatattcataatatcatttTGTTTGGAAAACGTTTAGCGCCATAAATTCCCGCTTTGGAAGATATCTGAGagataataacaacaacaaaagtgaACAAATTAGCAACGTTTAAAACTATTACCTTTTCTATAATATTACTATTCAATATGAAGGCAAACAAAATAACGGTGAtataaaatggatatatctaacCACTGCATATATTTGCGATTCTCCTCTGGTTTAGTGTAGTCACCCCACCATTGTTCATGTATAGTGTCGATGTAGTCACCTGTTTTAAAGAAAACGCATCGTAATAATTTGCTATTTAATTTGGAGACAAAACGTGATCCCGGATGTGTTTTAGACACACATAGTTATATGTAGACAAATGTTACGAACTATAATTGGAACGTAGCTTTTTGTCCAAAATCATTCGACAAGAGCATTATAACACAACAGTGGTCGGCTTTATTAACCTTTTATCCAAATGTTTTGATATACtatccaaattttttttctcaaaatcattcaatgttaactttatttttttgttttttccttctTGGGTTgggtcgcaccgacacaattacatgTCATATGACGACTATCCAGCTCTGATAGTAGAGAAAGACCCAATTGTCATTGGACTTTTCACTTTATATACCATTgttctatataatatatgatatacaaaacTGTTTAGATCTACACTGCTGCGTTTAGGAAAATGCAGTTTGCCCTTAGAAATAACGGGATAACCGTATAgcttaaaataaatgaaaacaaagtgtAATATTCTTTGCAACATTGACCATGTTCATTAGAAAATACAGGGCAAACTAtacaatcatttaaatttgttagCTATAATTTTGTAGAtatgttttctattttcttaaGTAATTACATGATTCATCCTGCATACTGTAATTAAAATTGCTTATAATCTTCAAGTAGTTACCTTGAGGTTTTGAAGGAATTTCATTCATAAAGAATTGATAGTTTTCATTCAGATCCAAGTTGTCTTCCTGATCCTGAAAAGGATAGGATACCGTTTCAATgtttgatatatctttattgtaaTTCTTCTAAGAGGATCGTTAATTTAATTGTGATGgcagtttatgaaaataatgcGAATAACAGAACAGCGAATGTGATGCAAATAAATGAGTATGCAGTATGTTCATAGGAGGTGCACTGAATGCTTCAAATGTCAGACTTAATGAAAGAAAGTCATATGATTTGAATATATATGATCTTTAAA
This Mercenaria mercenaria strain notata chromosome 17, MADL_Memer_1, whole genome shotgun sequence DNA region includes the following protein-coding sequences:
- the LOC123535696 gene encoding opioid growth factor receptor-like protein 1; amino-acid sequence: MMKKMYDETLTRKKQADIDTEEYRSGYPDQEDNLDLNENYQFFMNEIPSKPQGDYIDTIHEQWWGDYTKPEENRKYMQWLFPVRRKSCNREAQELQPHEIQRLKLSEDAVRRLLTSFKMMLDFYGMKLKNEEDGTIVRAENWKERFEHLNRSEHNHW